Sequence from the Hylaeus volcanicus isolate JK05 chromosome 1, UHH_iyHylVolc1.0_haploid, whole genome shotgun sequence genome:
GTTTTCGCCGACGCTTCATTTTCCAATTCCTCGATCTTGGGAAGATGTTCCGTTCTACATTTCAGAGACAATGCCTCTAGTTGCTCGCGCAGCGAACTCTGATTTTTGAAGGAAAGAGATTCTTCCAAGGGAAAGGAAGTTTCCTTGGACTCTTGAAGCATCAAACTGTCGCTGACGCTGGTCGATCTGCGACTCCTGCAGCTGGAGTCGATGCCAGAGTCTTCTTTCATGCTGTCGTAGTGGGATCTGATAGTTGGCTCGGTGATCTCGATGTTCTCGAAGCACCTGTCCGTGCACGAGTCGTTCAAAgagattttcttctttttagaGTCGAAATTAAAGTAGTGCTCCAGTTTGGTGTCCACGTGGGCTTGCGTCACCAAGTCAGACTCCCGAACGTCGCCACTGCAGAAGAAGTCGTTGTAAACCGAGGAGGATTTGCGAGCCGAGTCATCGACGAACTTGTATTTCTCACAATTGGCGTGACACTCCTTTAATTCTGCCATCTCCTTCTTCAACAACTCCACCTGGAGTTGCAAACTCTCCGCGAGGTTCACCTTCTCGCACAATTCATCTTCGAGTTCTTTCGCTCTACCTGAAGTTTCTTCCCACGCCAATAGAGTTTCGCGTAATTCTTCTTCCATCCTGGCTTCTTCACCGCAGCTGTCCACTGTTTCGTTCAAACACTcgcgtttcattttctcttcaaCGTTCAGGAAGAATCCAGGGAAGTTCCGAATgatattatgaaaatctatcagtttctttttaacaaagGCGAGCTCGAAGCTGCATTTATTCCTCTCCGTGACGAGAGCCTCGTTCTCGGACTTCAAACTGCTCACCATTTCCTTAAGAGCTATCGCTTTCGAAGTAATCTGCGCGTTTTCACTTTCGAGATCCTCGTAGATCGATCTATCATCGCCGCTGTcgctcctcctcctcttcttgcCGTGCATGAGATTGCTGATGCGTTCCTTGTAAAACATTTCCACGTGATCCACCGACCACTTCAGCAAGTCCCGTCCTTCGAATTCGATTTCCTGGACGCGTTTCTTCCAGGAGTCCTCCAGATCCTTGGTAGCCTTCAAACACTGGTCCATCAATTCTCGTCGAATATTCAATTCGTGCTCCACTCGATCGCGTTCCAAAGCTTCGAGTTTCTTCGTCAATATCTCGTTCTGTTCCTGCAAGTCCTCGCAGGGGTTAAACGAATCAGTCTGCGATTGTTTGTCGACCTTGTGCCTCGACGTGGCAACTTTCAAAGCTTCCAGCTCCTCGATAAGTCTCTGGTTCTGTCGTTTAAGCGCCTCGTGCTCTTCGAGAGTGACAGTTTTCTCTGGAGTGTGCAGGATAGGGGGCAGGAAGGCCATTTTCGGACACCGTGGCGTCACCTCTGAGCCTCGTTTTAAATCCACCCTGAATCCACCCCCCAGCCTTCTAGCaatgttagaaatatttaaagcgTTCAGCGTCTCCGCGGAGAAATTGCTTTCAACGTCGACGGTAACCATGAAGCTGATGTTCTCTCGACCAGTTAAAGCGTTCTGAAGGATCCTCGTCAGCTTCGATTCGCGGAAAGGCGCGACGGCTTGGTCACTGCCGCACACGCTTTTCAAACATCTTCCAAGCACGAGCAAACTGTTCTTTATACTCGTCGTCTCCGTGAGGCTGGTGCTGGTCTCTTTGACCCTATTGAAGCGGCCTGCGCCAGCCACGTCGCAGAACGTCAACGTGCTGACTTGCACCTCGTTCGGTGCGTTCTTCTTCTGGTACTTCAGCAGCCTCACTATCGCGAAGGTGTGAGATCTGGAGCTCGAATCGTTCAACTCCGTCGTAGCCACCGCCATCCTCGACTGCGCCAAGATCAGCCACTGACAGGCCTCCAGACCTGTGATCGCGTGAACGGACTTCAAGCCTTTCACGTAGGTCGAACCGTCCCTGCGCGTTGTCAGCTTCAGGGGACATCTCTCTCGATCGTTGACGACCAGGAGGTCGTAAACGTTGTCGTTGTAGATCTGAGCGAACGACAGCCAAACGGAGCACATAGATTCAGCTCCATAAAACTCTCGTTCCTCCGATTCTGGAATCAGAGGAGCGGAATTGTCGAGGGATGATCGAGCCTGCGCGAATTCGTCTTTCCCGAGCATGCTCGATCTTAGCACTCTCAGTTTGCTTTGCTCCTCTTGCAGCTGCTCGTTCTCGACCAGAGCAACGACTTGGTTGTCGTCGGTGGCTTTGTACCATGGCACCAATGTGCAGTTCGCCGAGGAGAACAGGAATTCGATGCTTCGCGGAAAAATTCCAGGCGACTCGGCCGTCCCGTACAGCGTGTACGTCTTCCCGGAATTGGAGGCTCCATAGGCCACGATCGTTGAACTTTCTCCCAGAAGGAAGTCTACCACGCGTTGACGCACGCTGCGATCGAATAAATCGGCCTGCGACGTGTCACGGTCGAAGATCCTCGCGAAAGTGAACTTCTTGTCGATTTTCTTCAAGTGAAGGGTCGTCGAGTATACCACGGTGTAAGTTTCCGAGTTAACCTCCGCGGTTGAGGGTTTTATTCTGAGGTATGCGTTACTGCCGAAGAAAGAATTCGGGAGTGTGTGTCGAAATCTCGCGCTTTCCTGACCGTGGGTCGCTTTTACAGAGGAACAGGAATCGCAGCTTGCTGCATACTTCGGGGAAGAAGCTCTCGAGGAAAGCATATTTTCGGAAACGAGCTGGAagtta
This genomic interval carries:
- the LOC128884568 gene encoding kinesin-like protein KIF20B; translated protein: MGSTHGMSKSSCSEGSNGTKGPPMMAGAGQKPLPLPKKMQHAKRKDPRFRKYAFLESFFPEVCSKLRFLFLCKSDPRNAYLRIKPSTAEVNSETYTVVYSTTLHLKKIDKKFTFARIFDRDTSQADLFDRSVRQRVVDFLLGESSTIVAYGASNSGKTYTLYGTAESPGIFPRSIEFLFSSANCTLVPWYKATDDNQVVALVENEQLQEEQSKLRVLRSSMLGKDEFAQARSSLDNSAPLIPESEEREFYGAESMCSVWLSFAQIYNDNVYDLLVVNDRERCPLKLTTRRDGSTYVKGLKSVHAITGLEACQWLILAQSRMAVATTELNDSSSRSHTFAIVRLLKYQKKNAPNEVQVSTLTFCDVAGAGRFNRVKETSTSLTETTSIKNSLLVLGRCLKSVCGSDQAVAPFRESKLTRILQNALTGRENISFMVTVDVESNFSAETLNALNISNIARRLGGGFRVDLKRGSEVTPRCPKMAFLPPILHTPEKTVTLEEHEALKRQNQRLIEELEALKVATSRHKVDKQSQTDSFNPCEDLQEQNEILTKKLEALERDRVEHELNIRRELMDQCLKATKDLEDSWKKRVQEIEFEGRDLLKWSVDHVEMFYKERISNLMHGKKRRRSDSGDDRSIYEDLESENAQITSKAIALKEMVSSLKSENEALVTERNKCSFELAFVKKKLIDFHNIIRNFPGFFLNVEEKMKRECLNETVDSCGEEARMEEELRETLLAWEETSGRAKELEDELCEKVNLAESLQLQVELLKKEMAELKECHANCEKYKFVDDSARKSSSVYNDFFCSGDVRESDLVTQAHVDTKLEHYFNFDSKKKKISLNDSCTDRCFENIEITEPTIRSHYDSMKEDSGIDSSCRSRRSTSVSDSLMLQESKETSFPLEESLSFKNQSSLREQLEALSLKCRTEHLPKIEELENEASAKTLELNELKDRLAGAQSDLSRVHQLHEKVNELETVLQKRQQERNDYRQLFQKYFETQSMLEIKLQRLSVEIRRRDRELIALEAEIENASSTNSANNENLQAVSKEINESKEAMHDMKIELACSEEVRNHLEEVFQKEIANLQLRLGSFVASTGFLNQICKENKFNKEEVEGLRLQLLEREKEIDLFKRHKDEMMNKYERLVEQLRFEIGKRKDQSTNVSKRHSKFAGTKCGKFKFSHLPMIRGRSAAWLPRTSRKIDDKESDSMVSRCSTGQHRCARSLRSYSQDKTETFDTSSMCNTERSYSTEDSWGLKNFELRQTQSDASDSSEVTCRCGIGFRDARRLRRMSGWMRVRRMVAQTELLCQTRKEHVCINDSETEVT